The Hypomesus transpacificus isolate Combined female chromosome 3, fHypTra1, whole genome shotgun sequence genome has a window encoding:
- the LOC124466505 gene encoding dnaJ homolog subfamily C member 17-like has translation MCFFHNKHNCILTNYIVCAKFKKMAGKTGTKDLLKMDLYGLLGIDSSATLKEVKKAYRQKALTCHPDKNPDNPKAADLFHQLSQALEVLTDAAARAAYDQVCAAKKQAELRNRNLDDKRKKIKLDLEARERQAEAQSQDEVKITRTLEEEIARLREEGSRQLQEEQRLIKEQIQRERQGHTHNTGCTHTDSKSNQLSKSNVTPKLKLKWKCKKQDDTDGDYSQDVLSALLSKVGLSSLRWVSLQ, from the exons ATGTGTTTCTTCCACAACAAACACAACTGTATCCTCACTAATTATATTGTTTGtgcaaaatttaaaaaaatggcTGGAAAAACTGGAACAAAAGATCTTTTGAAGATGGATTTATACGGTTTACTTGGAATCGACAGCTCTGCGACGCTCAAAGAG gtCAAGAAAGCGTATCGACAGAAAGCCCTGACGTGCCACCCAGACAAGAACCCAGACAACCCAAAAGCCG ctGACCTGTTCCACCAGCTGTCCCAGGCTCTGGAGGTTCTGACGGATGCTGCAGCTAGG GCTGCCTACGACCAGGTGTGTGCTGCCAAGAAGCAGGCAGAGCTGAGGAACAGGAACCTGGATGACAAGAGGAAGAAGATCAAGCTTG atttAGAGGCCAGGGAGCGACAGGCTGAGGCCCAGAGCCAGGATGAGGTGAAGATCACTAGAACACTTGAGGAAGAG ATAGCCCGTCTCAGGGAGGAGGGCTCCAGGCAGCTGCAGGAGGAACAGAGACTGATCAAGGAGCaaatccagagagagagacaaggacacacacacaacacaggctgcacacacacgg ATTCCAAGAGCAACCAACTCTCCAAGAGCAACGTGACCCCTAAATTAAAA TTGAAGTGGAAATGTAAAAAGCAGGATGACACAGATGGGGATTACTCTCAAGatgtcctctctgctctcctcagtaAGGTGGGTCTATCTTCACTAAGGTGGGTCTCTCTTCAGTAA
- the inf2 gene encoding inverted formin-2: MFGSSHDRTADGSFTHPPPAFSRMSVRLDGKKKWAAVRGSLGSSQDSDTQPEANLESADPELCIRLLQVPTVVNYSGLKRRLEGSDQVWMVQFLELSGLDLLLEALDRLSGRGCSRIADALLQLTCVCCVRAIMNSSAGIHFIVENEGYIRKLSQALDTSNTMVKKQVFELLAALSMFSSDGYRLALDALDHYKGVKTQQYRFSVIMNELQATDNVPYMVTLLSVINALIFGTDDLRQRDKMRKEFIGLQLLDVLPKLR, from the exons ATGTTTGGCAGCAGTCATGACAGAACTGCTGACGGATCTTTCACTCATCCCCCA cccGCCTTCAGCAGGATGTCGGTGCGTTTGGACGGGAAGAAGAAGTGGGCAGCGGTCCGGGGCAGCCTGGGCTCGTCCCAGGACTCGGACACGCAGCCGGAGGCCAACCTGGAGAGTGCAGACCCGGAGCTGTGCATCCGGCTGCTGCAGGTGCCCACCGTGGTCAACTACTCTGGGCTGAAGCGCCGTCTGGAGGGCAGCGACCAGGTCTGGATGGTCCAGTTCCTGGAGCTGAGCGGTCTGGACCTGCTCCTGGAGGCCCTGGACCGGCTCTCCGGACGGGGATGCTCTCGCATCGCGGACGCCCTCCTGCAGCTCACCTGTGTGTGCTGCGTGCGAGCCATCATGAACTCCTCAGCGGGGATCCACTTCATCGTGGAGAACGAGGGCTACATCCGCAAGCTCTCCCAAG CCCTGGACACCTCCAACACCATGGTGAAGAAGCAGGTGTTTGAGCTGCTGGCGGCCCTCAGTATGTTCTCTTCAGACGGATACAGGTTGGCCCTGGACGCCCTGGACCACTACAAG GGTGTGAAGACCCAGCAGTATCGGTTCAGTGTGATCATGAACGAGTTGCAGGCCACAGACAACGTCCCCTACATGGTCACTCTCCTCAGCGTTATAAACGCCCTCATCTTTGGCACAGACGACCTCCGTCAAAGGGATAAGATGCGCAAGGAGTTTATCG GATTGCAGTTACTCGATGTGCTTCCCAAACTAAGGTAA
- the LOC124488149 gene encoding cysteine-rich motor neuron 1 protein-like, protein MACKQSCHNPVKIPGECCPFCEEPSYETLSPAVCPPLEHCSLSAPDCPLGFQQDHHGCLLCHCITNDSCPDLGRYCSLQCPMGYEKDELGCEVCECRVPTCRPLTCAKTCPYGYVRNKHGCEMCRCVRCPPFSCELLCNHGYLLSKRGCSICTCKESRPRPSSAPAPVPSPGPCRTSSGQRYEEGESWHDGCRDCYCHAGREMCVLISCPVPSCPQPLVRPEQCCPTCEDEWSGSGGMDLVVCRASGGELYVEGETWSLDDCTRCTCRKGRVLCDTEVCPPALCPAPSRNKDSCCHVCPDDHQDPVLPGGRQEDCVSSEGDVLRAGDSWKANACTSCTCSNGTVQCFSQRCPPASCRVPVLRKGQCCPHCLETTTTSVPMMVSTRAHKTHPTTTLKSAHWITTATVTPIAANTDETNLGDSYPNQREMALIYQSAAWILAGLLLAIVVLLVVALLINNKKKWVQMSCYSAPKKTVILKKHVNKNSVVYMEPSKENKFQSVKNDIINFSPELSSPGGDRMSIPRAKLSTGQGHR, encoded by the exons ATGGCCTGCAAGCAAAGCTGCCACAACCCTGTCAAGATCCCTGGAGAGTGCTGCCCCTTCTGTGAag AGCCGTCCTATGAGACCCTGAGCCCAGCTGTGTGCCCCCCGCTGGAGCACTGCTCCCTGTCCGCCCCAGACTGCCCGCTCGGCTTCCAGCAGGACCACCACGGCTGCCTGCTCTGCCACTGCATCACCA ATGACTCCTGCCCCGACCTGGGTAGGTACTGCTCCCTGCAATGCCCCATGGGATACGAGAAGGACGAACTGGGGTGCGAGGTGTGCGAGTGCAGAGTGCCCACGTGTCGACCTTTGACCTGTGCCAAGACCTGTCCCTACGGATACGT GAGGAACAAGCACGGTTGTGAGATGTGCCGCTGTGTGCGCTGCCCCCCCTTCTCCTGTGAGCTGCTCTGTAACCACGGCTACCTGCTCAGCAAGAGGGGCTGCTCTATCTGCACATGTAAag AgagcaggcccaggcccagcagcGCCCCTGCCCCCGTCCCCTCTCCCGGCCCCTGCCGGACCTCCAGCGGCCAGCGCTACGAGGAGGGGGAGAGCTGGCACGATGGCTGCAGGGACTGCTACTGCCACGCCGGCCGGGAGATGTGTGTCCTCATCTCCTGCCCCGTGCCCAGCTGCCCTCAGCCGCTGGTGAGGCCAGAGCAGTGCTGCCCCACCTGTGAAG ATGAATGGTCCGGTAGTGGGGGGATGGACCTGGTGGTGTGTCGGGCCTCGGGCGGGGAGCTgtatgtggagggagagacctGGAGCCTGGACGACTGCACTCGCTGCACTTGCAGGAAGGGCCGGGTCCTGTGCGACACCGAAGTGtgtcctcctgccctctgcccGGCGCCCTCCAGGAACAAGGACTCCTGCTGCCATGTCTGCCcag aCGACCATCAGGACCCCGTCCTCCCGGGGGGGCGGCAGGAGGACTGCGTCTCCAGCGAGGGGGACGTCCTGAGGGCAGGGGACTCCTGGAAGGCCAACGCCTGCACCAGCTGCACCTGCAGCAACGGCACTGTGCAGTGTTTCTCCCAGCGCTGCCCACCTGCCAGCTGCCGGGTTCCCGTCCTACGCAAGGGCCAGTGCTGCCCTCACTGTCTGG AAACGACAACAACGTCAGTGCCTATGATGGTGTCCACCAGGGCTCACAAGacacaccccaccaccaccctgaaGAGCGCTCACTGGATCACCACTGCCACCGTCACCCCCATCGCTGCTAATACAG ATGAGACCAACCTGGGCGACAGCTACCCCAACCAGAGGGAGATGGCCCTTATCTACCAATCAGCAGCCTGGATACTGGCAGGACTCCTCCTGGCCATCGTGGTCCTGCTGGTGGTGGCTCTGCTCATCAACAACAAGAAGAAGTGGGTGCAGATGTCCTGCTACAGCGCGCCCAAGAAG aCGGTGATCCTGAAGAAGCACGTGAACAAGAACTCCGTGGTGTACATGGAGCCTTCCAAGGAGAACAAGTTCCAGAGCGTAAAGAACGACATCATCAACTTCTCCCCGGAGCTGAGCTCTCCTGGGGGAGACAGGATGAGCATCCCCCGGGCCAAGCTGAGCACGGGGCAGGGCCACCGCTaa